A genomic region of Plasmodium malariae genome assembly, chromosome: 14 contains the following coding sequences:
- the PmUG01_14070200 gene encoding vesicle transport v-SNARE protein VTI1, putative, whose product MSDALYNDYKNNCYEYMKTVSYTEKIIKDNNSDQNKLLNIYEKAINSAENMFKRMQLEVETNTMITNKYDELNDIQKEITEYKVKLKKFKEEFFERDKINIEMTNNYDDRILLLSDVDILEKGDVYINQSKILMSNTEYISNDVMNNLNKQREYIKKNLSNISFISDKLNDAKKIMKNLKNKDLFNKYRLYIIFIFIILTFSLITCIKYNRYIKSTERSTVQPEGKPTTHFIGSRNELKIFNDKKGDSEGNISSVSNASGMQNVSNGRNMENVNNVSGLENVSSVSGLENVSNESNAKNEFHQMHTMDETNSIVYDFVEKKDTQKHIKGGNAIDTISSSDKNSIDHELLFESNKGEEKYVSNNIHMNANNRGGNSHPLSHINNSNGVEENQPSDHTNHREVGGGEGTILSSTVQGYKNEKGEGLYLDSKEKQKQVSKPK is encoded by the coding sequence ATGTCGGACGCCTTATACAATGATTACAAGAACAATTGCtatgaatatatgaagaCAGTATCGTATACTGAGAAGATAATAAAGGATAACAACTCAGATCAGAACAAGttactaaatatttatgaaaaagcAATAAATAGTGCCGAAAATATGTTTAAGCGAATGCAGCTTGAGGTAGAGACAAATACAATGATAACAAACAAATATGATGAACTGAATGATatacaaaaagaaattacggaatataaagtaaaattaaaaaaatttaaagaagaATTCTTCGAAagagataaaataaatatagaaatgaCAAACAATTATGATGACCGTATACTGTTACTAAGTGATGTAGACATATTAGAAAAAGGGGATGTGTATATCAATCAATCCAAAATTTTAATGAGCAATACAGAATATATTAGTAATGATgttatgaataatttaaataaacaaagagaatatataaaaaaaaatttatccaatatttcttttatatcagataaattaaatgatgctaaaaaaattatgaaaaatttaaaaaataaagatctttttaataaatatagattatatattatatttatttttataattctaaCCTTTTCTTTAATTACTTGTATAAAATACAACAGGTATATAAAAAGCACCGAACGTTCTACTGTTCAACCAGAGGGAAAGCCTACAACACATTTTATCGGTAGCAGAAATGAactgaaaatttttaacgaTAAAAAGGGAGACAGCGAAGGCAATATAAGCAGTGTTAGCAATGCAAGCGGCATGCAAAATGTGAGCAATGGAAGAAACATGGAAAATGTAAACAATGTAAGCGGCTTGGAAAACGTTAGCAGTGTAAGCGGCTTGGAAAACGTTAGCAATGAGAGCAACGCAAAAAATGAGTTCCATCAAATGCATACGATGGATGAAACAAATAGTATCGTATACGATTTTGTTGAGAAAAAGGACACACAGAAACATATCAAAGGGGGAAATGCCATTGACACAATATCGTCAAGtgataaaaatagtattgATCATGAGCTTTTATTTGAATCAAATAAAGGGGAAGAAAAGTACgtaagtaataatatacatatgaatgcAAATAATAGAGGGGGAAACAGTCACCCCCTTTCCCATATAAATAACAGTAATGGAGTGGAAGAAAATCAACCTAGTGATCATACCAATCATAGAGAAGTTGGAGGAGGGGAAGGTACGATTTTAAGTTCTACTGTGCAGGGCtataaaaacgaaaaaggTGAAGGATTGTACTTAGATAGTAAAGAAAAGCAAAAACAAGTGAGCAAACcgaaatga
- the PmUG01_14070300 gene encoding clustered-asparagine-rich protein, putative — protein MSSEILNSTIDGILNTRIHIQNIPPHVTDAHLRSVLGNVGQIKDICYFNKNKKQMNNNFANKKVYNTALITFNTHEEALNVLKNIKSLIDTSGEEKSIEAKFAVPNVNNNFFNKNNMNTSFINNNNNNNNLNNFPNGFNNNENFGNNNNNNMNNFNFYSNNNNLQNNFMNKNVKNKNTNNMMNMNNMNNTNQMNNLMLNQNTNFMHNNNNFTNSKILNEMLRSDGEISPNSTSGNNNNINNSNNSGAMFRKNNTQIPINNNINMYQSNDNSLDENNENTEGLSLWEIYKDKNNNTFYYNNLTKHSQWNKPIHPNKLFQYNNNEKTKQNGPNGSNLFIFHIPSEWSDLDLFQHFCCFGNIISSKIQRDNTGRNSGFGFVSYDNIMSAHHAIQFMNGYFVNNKYLKVQLKKGEATEKAQA, from the coding sequence ATGAGTAGCGAAATTTTAAACTCAACCATTGACGGAATTCTTAACACAAGAATTCATATTCAGAATATTCCCCCTCATGTTACGGATGCACATTTAAGATCAGTATTAGGAAATGTTGGTCAGATTAAagatatatgttattttaataaaaataaaaaacaaatgaacaacaATTTTGCaaacaaaaaagtatataacaCAGCTCTGATCACTTTTAACACTCATGAAGAAGCGTTAAatgttttgaaaaatatcaaaagTTTAATTGATACGAGTGGTGAGGAAAAAAGTATTGAAGCAAAATTTGCTGTAccaaatgttaataataatttttttaacaaaaataacatGAACACaagttttataaataataataataacaacaacaatttaaataattttccaAATGGTTTTAATAACAATGAAAATtttggtaataataataataacaatatgaacaattttaatttttatagcaacaataacaatttgcaaaataattttatgaacaaaaatgtaaaaaacaaaaatacaaataacatgatgaatatgaataatatgaataataccAATCAAATGAACAATCTGATGTTGAACCAAAACACAAACTTTATGcataacaacaataattttacaaatagtaaaattttaaatgaaatgtTGAGATCAGATGGAGAAATATCACCTAATAGTACTAGTggaaataacaataacattaacaatagtaataatagtggTGCCATGTTCAGGAAGAATAATACGCAAATACCAATTAATAACAATATCAATATGTATCAATCGAATGATAATTCTTtagatgaaaataatgaaaatacgGAAGGGTTAAGTTTATGGGAAATATATaaggataaaaataacaacacATTTTATTACAACAATTTAACCAAACACAGCCAGTGGAATAAACCTATACATCCAAATAAACTTTtccaatataataataatgagaaaACAAAACAGAATGGACCAAATGGAAGTAActtattcatttttcatatacCAAGTGAATGGAGTGATTTAGATTTATTTCAACATTTTTGTTGCTTTGGAAATATTATCTCATCTAAAATTCAAAGAGATAATACTGGAAGAAATTCTGGTTTTGGTTTTGTCAGTTATGATAATATCATGAGTGCACACCATGCAATTCAATTTATGAATGgctattttgttaataacaaatatttgaAAGTTCAGCTCAAAAAAGGTGAAGCCACGGAAAAAGCCCAGGCATGA